From one Halothece sp. PCC 7418 genomic stretch:
- a CDS encoding pre-peptidase C-terminal domain-containing protein: protein MKVQWEKIENSTIFSRRDLIEKVIFQTSTLLTEFAQSNQFTSVFEASFGHDNPETVERLRSAFLSNRFLEELKIEILPSSRLGGALGAYASAINTIYLSQELLFSSYEKVASVLLEEIGHSIDAQIRRSDSCGDEGAIFAILVQGKALSERQLRDLKTEGDTVTVQIDGQTLELEQQNYDLGSLQGVNGYSDTLYWGDAEDYYTFSIGGTGRTSSQVEIATTSTAVNLVLELYDPSTGQLLYDPNGIPYISDVNNNSYNYEALSLTSFAPGSYTARVYDAFGGQYVSPYLASYNLTITAPSATDGTEFNDWYTQATILDTTDGEEYLTGLAIDDPTDVDWYYFTTTELSTWDHFAQINFNHAAGNLAVALWDEYGGYYPVDTYNDSEFIYLAGLPAGNYYLQVGSFVGHANPNYELIISTPKPLPPDEFDATNANNNWSSASPLGEVGGVYSQSDLSLHSASDQDWLKFETNAIGTFEDYIAINFESWKGDLALALYDDQGYFLNYSDYYGSNQEALPLAGLPAGTYYAQIYSYSDQTNNYDLEISAPGATTQLSPDRFETNNSRSEAQALEELQGLQWWQGLSIHETADEDWFQFDLEREGTRENFAAITFTTVEGDLDLKLYDSAGNFLKDSTGFRNFEKISLQGQKLGYLQVVGYEGATNPNYNLLINAPGETDNDTAQKATPLSQIQGLKIYDELSISHENDIDWYRFSIANTGNGNNFVRIDFSAVEGDLNLALYEYTGTTNQEAGLEENTFDPNNLLLVEKSEKTTSPEEISLETLEAGEYFIQVYGFDEDDLSPYTFTIDAPTETGADSFDDSADNNTRSRATDLNSLVKPGQTTLSLPETSQQSLSIHQASDEDWFKFELATQGKESNFAAIAFDHTLGDLDLELYNDSGIKIDESTGVADLHEIDLAGQAASFYTLRISGYNGATNPEYSLTINAPLQQPTGDNYESNDSREEAKPLGFGVNRIPNLSISQSGDVDWFEFELSDKGNFSNVAGIDFTHGEGDLDLVLYDNSGEEVKRSQGVANTEEISLAGLASGTYYLKVFRFDEAEAETDYQLYYDLPQDDSEDWSETNDTLDTAFDLRNVEGLQTWDALSIHTSEDEDWFKFNLIGNADANDFVSLIFDNTLGDLDLFLYDAAGTNLLESSETATNFEQLSLKGYEGGTYLLKVEGHNSSTNPNYQLVINAPTFEELKDWAEPNDTQDDAENLQTVQGTQVWSGLSLENNTDIDWFKFTTIGEGVTGHAVSIEFDHSEGNLDLRLIDPNGNEYTSTSNSDRERISLAERPAGEYWVKVEGEANSNYSVVIDAPQEAEADWAEDNDTQSKAEDLRDIQGSLVLNGFSIHPANDQDWFKFNLDKPPVAGQIVRIDFNHYEGDLNLEVIDPTGNRFTSTTTKNFEEIALAGKEAGTYYVKVTGVDGATNPEYRLTVVGTPEAKPDDLEPNDHPNEAYELRNIEQSSSNERFGSGFSFPNNGATPSYNFLNSSNYQQADAWLNYGSSLGLNYPTSSGSGFSFPNNGATPSYNFLNSSNYQQADAWLNYGSSLGLNYPTSSGSGFSFPNNGATPSYNFLNSSNYQQADAWLNYGSSLGLNYPTSSGSGFSFPNNGATPSYNFLNSSNYQQADAWLNYGNQILSPYHQQIGSLVGSTGISPLDLYLGGKTSATQFRFSLPNLSIHSVEDEDWFKFTLNQDGQEQQLIELSFDHDLGDLQLDLFESFDAHSISSNEYDQYLVERTNSRSDNEIITLANLAAGEYYVKVSGVNDATHPSYTLTLSAPPSLDETGDWTEPNNNNNQAYDLREVEGSRILSDLSIHNETDTDWFQFETTGEGKEGHVVRIDFNDEQGDLDLILYNENGTEEIARSESTDNSEEISLDGLATGTYQLQVLGYEEATNPNYTFSVFAPDTSINPDNLEPNDDFDNATLLGQNGNISSLSGLTIHPDDSDFFKFTTTSPSTVGNSLSIEFEHAQGDLQLELYEEGSTTPLQTSQSTTNNETISLAELEAGTYYAKVVGNSDSIANNYQLHLDAPLEEAEATAQNDWTIMVYMTASDLAPFAFEDINEMEFAASQLPSTVNFAVLWDQSQTYTQEYDNGYTYTFHPYPTGNLAAWGDTGRGIIQSDTNFESVVTSFERIGEQNTGDSQTLVDFVNWAKDAAPAENYALVMWDHGSGDLFGFNGDDEGNPNNPNKDSMYIDELVSALDSFQNSDNFTFDLISFDACLMAMTEVGYALSDYTDIFVASQENEGGKGYDYTTAFSVLGANPDQVTTEGLATGIVSSYQQQYVPQNTENDTHSASQVNQFDQLVTSLDHFTDTILESATASDWTGLYDARQAATSFGSNPTGFSFEFYRDLGQFVGAIASSNNITTSISEAAQAVSSALQNTIVAQTSDRRDTKGLSVFLPADNILSNAVVQEYLSRNQAFFENTGWLDFVDAFLANEPTDRNNFLTDWAEANNVSARGHNLHTLIGDGHEFADLNLHDPSDQDWFRFTTNEAGITGDKVAVTYDRASGEDLSLLLRYTDHEGQIQERTATETDTGQEISLEGLPNGEYRILVKAEDSIIPEYFLIIDAPGTPTDGKDWARGNNSFNKAEEVGVITAQTQLSGLQVDSSSADWFEFELPKVNSEQIQPIQITVDIPGSSTVKAELFNADDTMTSISSTVGTDELQLTAPNPVPGQVYQLQISQESSEDATAYALFFEPSPQAATDNEPPVFEDIPFSFEVNINQPDQFSATPAASDPEGEDITYSFIGDGNDPDGNGTDAFAIDESSGAITIAHAAELEGQDIFNLTVQASDGELENTAYVTINVTTLTEVNFDIDGDGEVSALTDGILVIRFLAGFTGEALISGAVASEGATRNTAEEIESYLESAQTMLDVDGNGTDSALTDGILAIRSFAGFTGEALINGAVGEGATRSEAKAILNHIQIFLPLEEETMVSESSFSSANLINEPFSSSLMMGGETDLDTGNELILI from the coding sequence ATGAAAGTTCAGTGGGAAAAAATTGAGAACTCTACTATCTTTTCGCGACGAGACTTAATTGAGAAAGTTATTTTCCAAACCAGTACGTTACTAACAGAGTTCGCTCAAAGTAACCAATTTACCTCAGTTTTTGAAGCCAGTTTTGGTCATGATAATCCAGAGACCGTAGAACGATTACGCTCAGCTTTTTTGAGCAACCGTTTCTTAGAAGAACTCAAAATAGAAATTCTGCCTAGCTCTCGGTTAGGGGGAGCATTAGGTGCTTATGCCAGTGCTATAAACACAATTTATTTGTCTCAAGAGTTACTTTTTAGTTCTTATGAGAAGGTAGCTTCAGTGTTACTAGAGGAGATCGGACACAGTATTGATGCTCAAATTAGGAGAAGCGACAGCTGTGGTGATGAAGGTGCAATTTTTGCAATATTAGTCCAAGGGAAAGCATTAAGCGAAAGGCAGCTGCGCGATCTGAAAACAGAAGGCGATACGGTTACGGTTCAAATTGATGGACAGACCCTAGAACTAGAACAGCAAAATTATGACTTGGGGTCATTACAAGGAGTTAATGGTTACTCAGATACACTCTACTGGGGTGATGCTGAAGATTACTATACTTTTTCCATTGGGGGAACTGGACGAACCAGTAGTCAGGTCGAGATTGCTACAACTTCGACTGCGGTGAACTTAGTGTTAGAGTTATATGATCCTTCTACGGGGCAACTCCTGTATGACCCTAACGGAATTCCCTATATTTCTGACGTTAACAATAATTCATACAACTATGAAGCATTATCACTCACTAGCTTTGCTCCAGGCTCTTACACGGCTAGAGTCTACGATGCTTTTGGGGGACAATATGTTTCTCCTTACTTAGCATCGTACAATTTAACAATCACTGCCCCTTCTGCAACAGATGGGACTGAATTTAATGATTGGTACACTCAGGCAACTATTTTAGATACAACCGATGGTGAAGAATATCTTACTGGTTTAGCTATAGATGATCCCACTGATGTTGATTGGTACTACTTCACAACCACAGAACTATCTACTTGGGATCACTTTGCACAAATCAATTTTAATCATGCTGCTGGCAATCTCGCCGTTGCGCTTTGGGATGAATACGGAGGCTACTATCCAGTTGATACTTACAATGATTCTGAGTTTATTTATTTAGCCGGACTTCCTGCTGGAAACTACTACTTGCAGGTTGGCAGCTTTGTTGGGCACGCCAATCCAAATTATGAGCTAATCATTAGCACTCCAAAACCGCTACCACCAGATGAGTTTGATGCAACTAATGCCAATAATAACTGGTCTAGTGCTTCTCCGTTAGGTGAAGTTGGAGGCGTTTATAGTCAATCAGACCTTTCTCTTCATAGCGCGTCGGATCAAGACTGGTTGAAGTTTGAAACAAATGCTATTGGTACTTTTGAGGACTATATTGCCATCAACTTTGAGAGTTGGAAAGGCGATCTAGCTCTAGCCCTTTACGATGATCAAGGCTATTTTCTGAATTACTCTGATTACTATGGCAGCAATCAAGAAGCTCTTCCCTTGGCAGGACTTCCAGCAGGCACTTACTATGCCCAAATTTACTCCTATTCCGATCAAACGAACAACTATGATTTAGAAATCTCTGCACCTGGCGCAACGACTCAACTGAGTCCTGATCGCTTTGAAACTAATAATAGTCGCTCTGAAGCACAGGCTCTAGAGGAGTTACAAGGTCTTCAATGGTGGCAGGGGTTATCAATTCACGAAACCGCCGATGAAGATTGGTTTCAGTTTGATTTGGAAAGAGAAGGAACCAGAGAAAATTTTGCTGCAATTACATTTACCACCGTTGAAGGGGACTTGGATCTCAAGCTATACGACAGTGCAGGGAACTTCTTAAAAGACTCAACTGGATTTCGGAATTTTGAGAAAATTAGTCTCCAAGGACAGAAATTAGGTTACCTCCAAGTTGTGGGCTATGAAGGGGCAACGAATCCCAACTATAACCTCTTAATCAATGCACCTGGAGAAACAGACAATGATACGGCGCAAAAAGCGACTCCTCTTTCGCAAATTCAAGGGTTAAAAATTTATGACGAGTTATCGATCAGCCATGAAAACGATATAGATTGGTATCGCTTCAGCATTGCCAACACTGGAAATGGCAATAACTTCGTACGCATTGATTTTAGTGCTGTGGAAGGAGACTTAAACCTTGCCCTTTACGAATATACTGGCACGACGAATCAAGAAGCTGGACTTGAAGAAAATACATTTGATCCCAACAATTTATTACTAGTAGAGAAATCGGAAAAAACTACCAGTCCAGAAGAAATTTCCCTTGAAACACTAGAAGCAGGAGAATACTTTATTCAGGTTTATGGCTTTGATGAGGACGATCTCAGTCCCTATACATTCACAATTGATGCGCCGACAGAAACAGGTGCAGATAGCTTTGATGATAGTGCTGATAATAATACACGCAGCCGAGCAACTGATCTAAACTCTTTAGTCAAGCCAGGTCAAACCACACTTTCACTTCCTGAAACCTCTCAACAGTCCCTCTCAATTCATCAAGCCAGTGATGAAGACTGGTTTAAGTTTGAACTGGCAACACAGGGAAAAGAAAGTAATTTTGCTGCTATTGCCTTTGATCACACATTAGGAGACTTAGACCTAGAACTGTATAATGATTCTGGAATTAAGATAGATGAATCGACTGGAGTTGCGGATCTCCATGAAATCGATCTGGCAGGACAAGCAGCGAGCTTTTATACTCTCAGAATCTCTGGCTACAATGGGGCAACTAATCCAGAATATAGTTTGACTATTAATGCTCCCTTACAACAACCAACTGGAGATAATTATGAAAGCAATGATAGTCGTGAGGAAGCTAAACCCCTAGGATTCGGAGTGAATAGAATTCCAAATCTCTCCATTAGTCAGTCGGGAGATGTTGATTGGTTTGAATTTGAACTCAGCGACAAAGGCAACTTTAGCAATGTCGCTGGCATCGATTTTACTCATGGTGAAGGGGACTTAGATTTAGTCCTCTATGATAACAGCGGTGAAGAGGTCAAGCGTTCTCAAGGAGTTGCTAACACTGAGGAAATTTCCTTGGCAGGGCTGGCTTCAGGAACTTACTATCTAAAAGTCTTTCGGTTTGATGAAGCAGAAGCAGAAACGGATTATCAACTTTACTATGATTTGCCCCAAGACGACAGTGAAGATTGGTCGGAAACCAATGATACATTAGATACTGCGTTTGATTTGAGAAACGTTGAAGGGTTGCAAACTTGGGATGCTTTATCCATTCACACTTCAGAGGATGAAGATTGGTTTAAGTTCAACTTAATTGGCAATGCAGATGCCAATGATTTTGTCAGTCTCATTTTCGATAATACACTCGGAGATTTAGACCTATTCCTTTACGATGCTGCAGGCACAAACTTACTAGAGAGTTCCGAAACCGCAACCAATTTTGAGCAACTGAGTTTGAAAGGTTACGAAGGAGGAACTTATTTACTCAAAGTAGAGGGACATAATAGTAGCACTAATCCGAATTATCAATTGGTCATTAATGCTCCTACGTTTGAAGAGTTAAAGGATTGGGCAGAACCTAATGATACTCAAGATGATGCTGAAAATTTACAAACAGTTCAAGGAACGCAGGTATGGTCAGGACTCTCCTTAGAAAATAATACGGACATCGACTGGTTCAAATTCACAACGATTGGTGAAGGGGTAACGGGTCACGCTGTCAGCATTGAGTTTGACCATAGCGAAGGCAATTTAGATTTACGCTTAATTGACCCTAACGGAAATGAATATACTTCTACTTCCAACAGCGATCGCGAACGGATTTCCTTAGCTGAACGACCCGCAGGAGAGTATTGGGTCAAAGTAGAAGGAGAGGCAAACTCCAATTATTCTGTAGTTATTGATGCACCCCAAGAAGCGGAAGCAGACTGGGCAGAAGACAACGATACCCAAAGCAAAGCCGAAGATTTGCGAGATATTCAGGGGTCTCTGGTACTTAATGGATTTTCGATTCATCCAGCTAATGATCAAGACTGGTTCAAGTTTAATCTCGATAAACCTCCCGTGGCGGGTCAGATAGTTCGCATCGACTTCAATCATTATGAAGGGGATTTGAATTTAGAAGTAATCGACCCCACTGGCAATCGTTTTACCTCAACGACTACCAAGAATTTTGAAGAGATTGCGTTAGCAGGGAAAGAGGCAGGAACTTATTATGTCAAGGTTACTGGCGTAGATGGTGCAACTAATCCTGAGTATCGTTTAACGGTAGTTGGTACACCAGAAGCAAAACCAGATGACCTTGAACCGAATGATCATCCCAATGAAGCGTATGAACTCCGAAACATTGAACAATCTTCTAGTAATGAACGGTTTGGCTCAGGCTTCAGTTTTCCCAATAATGGAGCGACTCCTAGCTATAACTTCCTCAATTCTTCAAATTATCAGCAAGCAGATGCTTGGCTCAATTATGGCAGCAGTCTTGGCTTGAATTATCCGACTTCCAGTGGCTCAGGCTTCAGTTTTCCCAATAATGGAGCGACTCCTAGCTATAACTTCCTCAATTCTTCAAATTATCAGCAAGCAGATGCTTGGCTCAATTATGGCAGCAGTCTTGGCTTGAATTATCCGACTTCCAGTGGCTCAGGCTTCAGTTTTCCCAATAATGGAGCGACTCCCAGCTATAATTTCCTCAATTCTTCAAATTATCAGCAAGCAGATGCTTGGCTCAATTATGGCAGCAGTCTTGGCTTGAATTATCCGACTTCCAGTGGCTCAGGCTTCAGTTTTCCCAATAATGGAGCGACTCCCAGCTATAATTTCCTCAATTCTTCAAATTATCAGCAAGCAGATGCTTGGCTCAATTATGGCAATCAAATTCTCTCACCATACCATCAACAAATCGGATCATTAGTTGGCTCGACTGGAATTAGCCCTCTCGATCTATATTTAGGTGGAAAAACCTCAGCTACACAATTCCGTTTCTCTCTTCCCAACCTTTCTATCCATTCTGTTGAAGATGAAGATTGGTTTAAATTTACTCTAAATCAAGATGGACAAGAGCAACAACTTATCGAACTAAGCTTTGACCATGACTTAGGGGACTTACAATTAGACTTATTTGAATCGTTTGATGCCCACAGCATCTCTTCCAATGAATACGACCAATATTTAGTCGAACGTACTAACAGTCGCAGCGACAACGAAATCATTACTCTAGCCAACTTGGCAGCAGGCGAATACTATGTCAAAGTTAGCGGGGTTAACGATGCAACTCACCCGAGCTATACTTTGACCCTTAGCGCTCCTCCTTCTTTAGACGAAACAGGAGATTGGACAGAGCCTAACAATAATAACAATCAAGCCTATGATCTCCGAGAAGTTGAAGGCAGTCGCATTCTCTCTGACCTTTCAATTCACAACGAAACCGATACTGACTGGTTTCAATTTGAGACGACAGGGGAAGGAAAAGAGGGTCATGTGGTCCGTATTGACTTTAACGATGAGCAAGGGGATTTGGACCTCATTCTCTACAATGAAAATGGCACAGAAGAAATTGCTCGTTCTGAGAGTACCGACAATTCTGAAGAAATTAGTCTGGATGGGTTAGCAACTGGAACCTATCAACTTCAAGTTCTCGGTTACGAAGAAGCAACCAATCCCAATTATACCTTCTCCGTTTTTGCTCCCGATACTTCTATTAATCCCGATAACCTTGAGCCAAATGATGACTTTGACAATGCCACTCTCCTTGGTCAGAATGGCAACATTAGTAGCCTTTCGGGTTTAACCATCCACCCAGACGATTCGGACTTCTTCAAGTTTACAACAACCAGCCCATCCACTGTTGGAAACTCACTTAGTATTGAATTTGAGCATGCTCAAGGAGACTTACAACTCGAACTTTATGAAGAAGGCTCAACAACACCACTTCAGACATCGCAAAGCACAACTAATAATGAGACCATTTCTCTGGCCGAATTAGAAGCAGGCACTTACTACGCCAAGGTTGTTGGGAACAGCGACAGTATTGCCAATAACTATCAACTCCACCTTGATGCCCCTCTAGAAGAAGCTGAGGCGACAGCTCAAAATGACTGGACAATTATGGTCTATATGACTGCTAGCGATCTCGCCCCATTTGCATTTGAGGACATCAACGAGATGGAATTTGCTGCATCGCAACTGCCCAGTACGGTTAACTTTGCTGTCTTATGGGATCAAAGTCAAACTTATACCCAAGAATACGATAATGGTTACACCTACACCTTTCATCCTTATCCTACAGGAAATCTTGCTGCTTGGGGCGATACCGGACGAGGAATTATCCAATCCGATACAAACTTTGAATCTGTCGTTACTTCCTTTGAACGAATCGGTGAACAAAATACTGGTGATTCTCAAACCTTAGTTGATTTCGTAAACTGGGCAAAAGATGCTGCTCCAGCAGAGAACTATGCCTTGGTGATGTGGGATCACGGAAGTGGCGACTTATTCGGATTTAACGGCGATGATGAGGGTAATCCAAATAATCCTAACAAGGATTCCATGTATATCGATGAGTTGGTATCTGCTCTTGATAGCTTTCAAAACAGTGATAATTTTACTTTTGACCTAATTTCTTTTGATGCTTGCCTAATGGCAATGACAGAAGTGGGTTATGCTTTGAGCGATTACACTGACATTTTCGTAGCTTCACAAGAAAACGAAGGTGGAAAGGGCTACGACTACACTACAGCATTTTCGGTTTTAGGAGCTAATCCTGATCAAGTAACAACTGAAGGACTCGCTACTGGTATTGTGTCCAGTTATCAACAGCAGTACGTTCCGCAAAATACTGAAAATGACACCCATTCTGCTTCTCAAGTCAATCAATTTGACCAATTAGTGACTTCTCTGGATCATTTTACTGATACGATTCTTGAAAGTGCGACAGCTTCTGATTGGACTGGTCTTTATGATGCTCGCCAAGCTGCCACAAGCTTTGGCTCCAATCCCACAGGCTTTAGCTTTGAATTTTATCGAGATTTAGGTCAGTTTGTGGGCGCAATTGCCAGTTCAAACAACATCACTACCTCAATCAGTGAAGCTGCTCAAGCAGTTAGCAGTGCTTTGCAAAATACGATTGTTGCACAAACATCTGACAGGCGCGACACTAAAGGACTCTCGGTCTTTTTACCAGCTGATAATATTTTATCTAATGCAGTTGTACAGGAGTATCTCTCCAGAAATCAAGCCTTCTTTGAAAACACAGGTTGGCTAGATTTTGTCGATGCTTTCTTGGCTAACGAGCCAACAGACCGCAACAACTTCTTAACAGATTGGGCTGAAGCTAACAATGTTTCCGCACGGGGTCATAACTTGCACACCCTAATCGGCGATGGACATGAATTTGCAGACCTCAATCTCCATGATCCCTCCGATCAAGATTGGTTTCGCTTTACCACTAATGAAGCGGGAATAACAGGGGATAAAGTTGCTGTTACGTATGATCGCGCTAGCGGTGAAGACTTATCTCTCTTACTCCGTTACACCGATCATGAGGGACAAATTCAAGAGCGAACTGCAACTGAAACCGATACAGGTCAAGAAATTAGCCTAGAGGGATTGCCCAATGGCGAATATCGGATTCTAGTTAAAGCTGAAGACTCAATTATTCCTGAATACTTCCTAATCATTGATGCACCGGGAACCCCCACAGACGGCAAAGACTGGGCACGGGGAAACAACAGTTTTAATAAAGCTGAAGAGGTTGGAGTAATCACCGCTCAAACCCAATTGTCAGGACTGCAAGTGGATAGTTCCAGTGCAGATTGGTTTGAATTTGAATTGCCTAAAGTCAACAGCGAGCAGATTCAACCGATTCAAATTACTGTTGATATTCCCGGAAGCTCGACGGTTAAAGCAGAACTATTTAATGCTGATGATACAATGACCTCCATTAGTTCTACTGTGGGTACCGATGAACTCCAACTGACTGCACCTAATCCAGTTCCAGGTCAAGTCTATCAACTCCAAATCAGTCAAGAAAGCAGTGAAGATGCTACTGCATATGCCTTATTCTTTGAACCTTCCCCTCAAGCTGCAACTGATAATGAACCTCCGGTATTTGAGGACATCCCCTTTAGTTTCGAGGTCAACATCAATCAACCAGATCAATTTAGCGCTACCCCCGCAGCAAGTGATCCCGAAGGAGAAGACATTACCTATAGCTTTATCGGTGATGGCAATGATCCTGACGGCAATGGAACGGATGCTTTTGCCATTGATGAAAGCAGCGGAGCCATTACCATAGCCCATGCAGCTGAACTGGAGGGTCAAGACATCTTTAATCTCACAGTCCAAGCCAGTGATGGGGAATTGGAAAATACTGCCTATGTTACCATTAATGTCACTACTTTAACAGAGGTGAACTTTGATATTGATGGCGATGGTGAAGTTTCCGCGCTCACTGATGGCATTTTAGTGATTCGGTTTTTAGCAGGCTTCACTGGAGAAGCATTGATTAGCGGAGCCGTAGCATCGGAAGGAGCGACCCGTAACACTGCTGAGGAGATTGAGAGTTATCTGGAGTCTGCACAAACGATGCTCGATGTGGATGGGAATGGCACGGACTCCGCTCTAACGGATGGGATTCTGGCGATTCGTTCCTTTGCTGGTTTTACGGGTGAAGCTCTGATTAATGGCGCAGTTGGAGAAGGGGCGACTCGTAGTGAAGCCAAGGCTATCTTAAATCATATTCAGATTTTTCTGCCTTTAGAGGAGGAGACAATGGTGTCGGAAAGTTCTTTCAGCTCAGCTAACCTAATCAATGAACCTTTTTCTTCTAGCTTGATGATGGGAGGAGAAACCGATTTAGATACTGGCAACGAATTGATCTTGATCTAG